The following are from one region of the Rhodopirellula sp. P2 genome:
- the gcvH gene encoding glycine cleavage system protein GcvH, whose translation MARDPSTLRYAETHEWVDVQEEGGDKFATIGISAFAVEQLNDLVYMDLPEVGRQLEIGEEFGEVESVKAVSPLYSPVAGEVVAVHSDLPDNLDNLNDDAFDFGWILKVKLSADLPDSLMDFAAYQKQCSEAG comes from the coding sequence ATGGCACGAGACCCTTCGACCCTGCGTTATGCCGAGACCCATGAGTGGGTGGACGTCCAAGAAGAAGGCGGCGACAAGTTCGCAACGATCGGCATCTCAGCGTTCGCCGTCGAGCAACTCAACGACTTGGTCTACATGGACCTTCCCGAAGTGGGCCGGCAGCTAGAAATTGGCGAAGAATTCGGTGAAGTCGAATCCGTCAAAGCGGTTAGCCCTCTGTACAGCCCGGTGGCTGGCGAAGTTGTCGCAGTTCACTCCGATCTGCCTGACAACTTGGACAACTTGAACGACGACGCGTTCGACTTTGGATGGATTCTCAAAGTCAAATTGTCAGCGGATCTGCCGGATTCGTTGATGGACTTTGCCGCTTATCAAAAACAGTGCTCCGAAGCAGGTTGA